The proteins below come from a single Mya arenaria isolate MELC-2E11 chromosome 6, ASM2691426v1 genomic window:
- the LOC128238509 gene encoding DNA-(apurinic or apyrimidinic site) endonuclease-like produces the protein MPRGKKTKEETTEQVEAETTSPKKAVKKKAEKSGDADGEPAAKKSKASKAEEKSKLRKESSLTKGMDFSHTCQTKDGRSPNWKIASWNVNGIRAWMDKGGLSYLTDENPDVLCIQETKCATEDIPSDVKVPGYYDYWSSAEKAGYAGTAIYSKTEPIKITYGLGIPKHDDEGRVITAEFDKFYLVTSYVPNAGRGLPRLPYRAKEWDVDFRNYLNNLNKTKPVVMCGDLNVAHEEIDIANPKTNKKSAGFTAEERQGFTDLLAEGYIDSFRELYPEEKGAYTFWTYMGNARGKNVGWRLDYFVLSEKLRDDLCDNVIRKDVMGSDHCPIVLYMAFK, from the exons ACAACAAGTCCGAAGAAAGCTGTCAAGAAAAAGGCAGAGAAATCAGGTGATGCAGATGGAGAACCA GCAGCTAAAAAATCGAAAGCCAGCAAGGCTGAAGAGAAGAGCAAGCTACGTAAAGAGTCCTCGTTGACAAAGGGCATGGATTTCTCCCACACATGTCAGACCAAGGATGGACGCTCACCCAACTGGAAGATTGCTTCATGGAATGTCAATGGCATTCGGGCTTGGATGGAT AAAGGTGGCCTGTCCTACCTGACAGATGAGAACCCGGATGTTCTGTGTATCCAGGAGACAAAGTGCGCTACTGAGGACATTCCATCCGATGTCAAGGTTCCAGGTTACTATGACTACTGGAGCTCCGCAGAGAAGGCTGGCTATGCGGGCACTGCCATCTACAGCAAGACAGAGCCTATTAAAATCACGTATGGGCTGG GTATCCCGAAACACGATGACGAGGGCCGGGTGATCACGGCTGAGTTTGACAAATTCTATCTTGTCACATCCT ATGTGCCGAATGCTGGCCGTGGGCTGCCTAGGTTGCCATACCGTGCTAAGGAGTGGGATGTGGACTTCCGGAACTACTTGAACAACCTGAATAAGACCAAGCCAGTCGTTATGTGCGGGGACCTAAATGTCGCGCATGAGGAAATTG ATATTGCCAACCCTAAGACGAACAAGAAGAGTGCTGGTTTTACTGCTGAGGAGCGACAGGGATTCACAGATCTGTTGGCCGAGGGTTACATCGACTCATTTCGGGAACTCTACCCCGAGGAGAAGGGCGCGTACACATTCTGGACATATATGGGCAATGCCAGAGGAAAAAATGTCGGCTG GCGTCTCGACTACTTCGTGCTGTCAGAGAAACTGCGGGACGATTTGTGTGACAACGTAATCCGTAAAGACGTAATGGGGAGTGACCACTGCCCCATAGTGCTCTACATGGCCTTTAAGTGA